The genomic segment AGAATATCCCGATCCTGCTTGGCTCGGCGACCCCCTCTCTGGAGACCATATATAATGCCGAGCAGGGGCGCTATCGGCACCTGACACTCACCGAACGTGCCGGAGATGCGGCCTTTGCAGATCAGCACCTTTTGAATATTCGTGGCGTTCAGCTTACTTCCGGGCTATCGCCACAACTTATCACCCTCATCAGTGAACATCTTGGCCGGGGAGAGCAGGTTCTGCTATTCCTTAACCGCAGGGGTTATGCCCCCTCTTTGCTGTGTCACCAGTGCGGCTGGGTTGCCCAGTGTCCGCACTGTGATATCCCGCTGACCCTGCATCAGGGGCAAAGGCGCCTAATCTGTCACCATTGCGACTACAGGATCAATCAACCCTATAACTGCCCCCAGTGTCACCAACCACAACTGATGGGCTCAGGGTTGGGTACCGAGCAGGTAGAGCAGGCTTTAAAGCAACTCTATCCTCAATACCAAACGATTCGTATCGATCGGGATACAACCCGGCGTAAGGGTGAACTGGAGGAGCACCTTGAGGGCGTGGTTCGCAAGGAGTACCAAATCCTATTGGGAACCCAGATGCTCGCCAAGGGACACCACTTTCCGGATGTCACCCTGGTCGCTCTGCTGGATGTAGACTCAGCTCTATTCAGTCCTGATTTTCGGGCTCAGGAGCGACTGAGTCAGCTCATTACCCAGGTTGCCGGGCGCGCCGGACGCAGTGATAAACCAGGAACCGTTCTGCTACAGACCCATCACCCTGAGCATCCTCTGCTCCAGGATCTCATCAGCCATAATCACGCTTTAGTGATAAGAGAGCTGCTCAATGAGCGTCAACAAAGCATGCTCCCACCCTATAGCTACCAGGTGTTGCTGCGAGCAGAAGCATTTAACGCCGAGGATGCCATAAGGTTTCTGGAGGAGGCCTGTGGCATTTTACATCCTGCCGCAGTAAGTATCGGGGCAATTCAGCTATTGGGCCCGATGCCTGCACCGATGGAGAAGCGCGCCGGACGTTACCGCTACCTGTTACTCCTACAGGCAAGTCAGCGCCAGCCATTAGCAAGACTATTGAGTCACACTCTTGAACAACTGGACAAACTCAAACGGCCGAATCAGCTGCGCTGGTCACTGGATGTGGATCCACAGGAGTGGATCTGAGCCATCCAATCTATGGTCACTGCCGCGGGTAAAAGCTCGGAGATCTCACATATCCCCTGAAGCCTTATTCCGGGCTGCTGGCACCTCCCCCCCGGGTCTCTGCCCGGGATCAGTAAAACTGACTGAATGACTCTATACTCAAATTGGATCCTCTATTTCATACATAAGGAAGGCTGTTGTGGTTGCATGGAATGCACAAACCATGGGAATGGATATCGAGGTGATTGACCATCAACATCAGAGGTTAATTCAGATCATCAATGAGCTGGAGTGGGCGATTCAGGAAAAACCATTCGATAGAGAAAAGCTCAAGGAAGTACTGGGTAGCATGTTTGACTATGCTTACTATCACTTTCAAACCGAAGAATTTTACCTGGATAAATTTAATTACCCTGGAATTGTGAGTCACAAAAACGAGCACCGGTATTTTATTGAGCGCTACCAGATGCTGATAAAGCTATTCAACACAGATGATGACTACCTTGAGATCGCCAAAGATGCACAGGAGTTTCTCGAAAATTGGCTAGTCTCGCATATTTGCGGCACGGATCAGGGCTATGCGGCACTCTTTAAAGAGCATGGGATGTAGCCAAATTCCGGCCAAGACGCAGTTCCAATAAAACTCTATAATGGCCACTTTTAAGTCCCGCTTTGGAGTCACCATGTATTACCCCATATCCCATCACAGCCTGCAGCTTGCAAAAGATAAGCACAGCAAGCGACAGAAACAGCCTCGAGCTCAGCTGGTATGGTTGATTGATGGTGAAGCCTCGGTTCGACTCGGGAACAATTACTATCCTCTAAGCAGGGGATCCCTGTTGTGGCTGCCCGCGGACTGCTTAAGCTCACTCAGGGCCGACAGCGATTGCTCCATGTTTATCTCTAAGTTGTCACTTCGGGTCACCGGAGAGCTCCCCGGGCAAGCGGGTTACTTCAGCAGCTCTCCCCTGCTCGATGCCCTGGCGATAACCCTGCAAGATTACCCCCGTGAAATGAGCTGGGAGGGTGAGTATGGCCGGATGGGACGCTGCATTCTGGATCAACTCAGACACCAGAGCTTTAGCAAACTATAACCAAAGGGTAGTGTTTCACATCTGTTGTTGATGTCTGATTTCATGTCTCACCAACACGGTGTGTATACTTCCATGGAACCTCTGCTGCCGCAGCTATCATCCCTAATAGCCCATCCCAGCTCGGTGTCCATACCTCGCGTTCAATGGCTCTGTGAGCCATCTCCCCCCTACGGCAGAAGGTCGGTGACCTTGAAATCAGTACACCTTTGTATGAGCAACGGATCTGAGACATAACCAACCAAAGCTCTGCTTTTCCCCTGGGGAAAATTGACCTACAGACTGCAAGTCATGAAGCGTCCCCGGGATCAGCGGGGACGCCATAAGAGTTAGAGAGTGATTAATGACATCTGTTGTTGATGTCTGATTCAATCACCACCGACACGATGTGAATCCATCCCTGGAATCTCTACTGCCGCAGCTATCATCCCTAGCCATCTCCCCCCTGCGGCAGAAGGTCGGTTGCATTGAAGCCAGCACATCTTAAATACCGGCAACAGATCTGAAATATGACAAATTAGTGCTTGGCAGGCTTGAGGGTTAGCGAATAACAATACTCAGGCTCTTCAAGTAAAAACTCGGAGTGGACACTAGGGCTCCAGGAGTCATCTCCCCCAACTCCCATGTGGTAGCCATCTAACCTCAGGTAAAGGCGATCCTCTTTAACCAGCTCATTAGTATGCCGAGCCTCTGCGAGGTTCTCCTGACTATAGGGGCTCACACCGAAGTGAAACCACCCCTCAACCAGCAGGGAGCCGACCCTTAGGGTCTGACAGTCACAGCGCAAACCATTTTCGGTCGGGAAGATATAGTCGGTATGCATCTCCTCCAAAGATCGGGTATAGCTGCCTATATCTGCGGACAGTTTACGATCGGGGTAGTTTTCATGGGGGCCTCGACCCAACCAGCTCACCTCACGGGTATTCAGGGGTAATTCAAACTCGACTCCAACCCGCGGCAGTGAAGGAAGCTCACTGTTCCTCTGAGCCCTTATCTCAAGCTTAATCTCCCCTCTGCCATCGATCCGATACAACCACTGGCTGCTCAAGCGATGCTCACCACTGGCAAGGTACTCACGACTAACATGGACCCAGATCTCACCGCCCATCACAGAGGCATCAATGGTCCGGCATTTTGCTTCGAGTTTGTCCAGCCCAGCGGCTTTCCAGCGTTCAGCCCAGGCATTGGGGTCGATTCTGTCGACCTCACTCACCCCAATATCATTATCCAGGGGTGCCCGGTAGAAGTTATCCCTGGGGGATTGAGCAGCATCTCCTTCCCCGCAACCAGCCACTGAGCCAGGTCACCAGAGCTAGGATCAAAGGTAAGGCTAAAGCCATCACCGGTGACCCGGATCGCATCTGTGGTTGTTTCTAGCTGCGGGGCTGAAACCTCGGAGGGTTGCCACTGAGCTAACGCCCTGGCCCCCGGTAACTGAATTTGCCCGCCAGCCACACTGTACCCAGCTTTTGCCCATGAAGTATCTTCACTGAGCTGAACATCCAGGGTCAGGTAATAGCTGGCACCGGGTTTAACTGCGGGTAGCTCATCCATGAGTCTGAGAAGCTGCTTTTGTTGCGGCTCAATCTGTAACCTGGCGGTTCCTTCAGCAACCGTCTTGCCATCTTCGATAATGCTCCAACACAGGAGCTGGTTGCCGACAGCTTCAAAAAGGTTCTCAGACTGAACCTCCAGGGTTAAAGGCTCAGCATGGATAAGCCTGAACTGCAGGAACTGCTGAGCCCGTTTGGCTTCATAGGCACTGGGGTGCGGGGTACGATCCGGGAAAAACAGACCATTGGCACAAAACTGGCGATCATTGATGCTATCCCCAAAGTCTCCTCCATAGGCCCAGTAACTTTGACCCTGTTGATCTTGCTTGGTCAGTCCCTGATCGACAAAGTCCCAGATAAACCCACCCTGCAGGCGAGGGGTCTGACGAAATGCCTGCCAGTATTTATCAAAGGAGCCCAGGCTATTGCCCATGGCATGGGAGTACTCACACAAGATAAGTGGCCGCGACTCATCACTGCGGCCGATCCAGCTTTTAATCGACCACTTGGGATTTGCCTCGGTTGGCTGATCCTGATCGACCCTGGAGTACATAGGGCAGATAATATCGGTGACCGGACTGTCGGCTCCCCCGCCTTCATACTGAACCGGACGGCTTGGGTCCCGATATTTGATCCAGTTATACATGACCGCATGGTTCGCCCCGACACCCGATTCGTTTCCCAGGGACCAGATGATGATGGAGGGGTGATTTTTATCCCGCTCCACCATCCTGATTGTTCGCTCCAGATAGGCGGTGGACCAGAGCGGATCATCGGATAGCCGCCCCATCGGCTCCATGCCATGGGTCTCCAGGTTGGCTTCATCAATCACATACAGGCCATGGCGATCACAAAGCTGATACCAGTAGGGATGGTTCGGGTAGTGAGCCGTTCGAACCGCATTAAAGTTGTACTGCTTGAGCAGGCGGATATCCTGCTCCATACTTTCCCGGTCAACCGCATGCCCGCGCTCAGGATGATGCTCATGGCGGTTTACCCCCCTGAGCAGCAGCGGCTGGCCATTAAGCTTGAGTAAGCCTCCCGAAATCTCCACCTGGCGAAAACCAACATCACAGGCCTCCATATCGACAAGCTTTCCACTGCCATCATAGAGACTCAGTACACATCGATATAGGTTGGGAGCCTCCGCAGACCACTTGTGTGGGTTACTCAATTTAAGACTATGTTCAATCCTGTCATTCCAGCCTCCGCGCTCATCTTCCGCTCTCTGGTTGGTCATGGCTCTCACAGCGTCTGTCACAGGCCCGTTCTCATCAAAAAGCTGCACCGTTAAGCGATGTTCAGCAGATCCTTGAGTCAATCGTGTACACACCTTAAGCTCAGCATCCCGGTAACAGGCATCCAGCTCGGTCACCACAGAGAAATCTTCGATGCCCAGTTGTGGTTTGCTGAGCAGAGTTACATCACGGAAGATTCCGCTGAGCCACCACATATCCTGATCTTCCAGGTAGCTTGCGTCTGACCAGCGCATCACCATCAGCGCCAGCACATTCCCCCGGGGCTTGAGATAGTCGCTAAGATCAAACTCGGCAGGCAGGCGGCTATCCTGAGAGAACCCCACCCAGCGCCCATTACACCACAGATGAAAAGCGGAGCTTACGCCGTTAAAGATGATCCGGTTGGATCGTCCGGACCAGTTTTCGGGAAGATCAAACTCCAGGCGATAACATCCGGTTGGGTTTTCAGCAGGAACTCTGGGTGGGTCCACCGGGAAGGGGTACTTCACATTGGTATAAATTGGCTTATCGTGCCCCTCAAGTTGCCAGTTTGCCGGAACCTTGATCATCGTCCAGGCAGCTTCGGGACAAAAACTCTCCTCTGTAAACTTATCCGATACCTGTTCCGGGGAGTCATACAGACAAAACTGCCACTGCCCGTTTAAACTCAGCTGGTTCTGTGAACTGCCCTCATCACGAGCCTGCTTTAGATCCTGATAGCTCGCTAGTGGACTATGGGCCTGGCGGCGGTTCACGCTGGTTACCTGAGGGTTTTCCCAATCCCGGCGCGCAATTATTTCGGCAAAAGAGTGCATCTTATCTTTCCTTATCAACATCTATAAGCGGGTAAATACATTCAGCAGAGCGGCCTCACCAATGCCTAATTCATGTCAGGCATCGGCAATCCTGTATGTGATATCCCCCATATCAGGAGATCCCGTGGCCCGATGAGTAACAGGGTTAGCCACACCGAAAGAGGCAGCTAACCCTGGAATCAAAAGTCGCAACGAATGAAGATGAGTTGCGATTAAAGTCTCTTACCGGCTGGGAGCTGGCAGATCTTCTCCTGTAACCTCGTCTGAGTCTTGCTGCTCATCGTTCAGCAGCTCTTCCTGGGTCATTCCCATCTTGGCGCTTAGTTTGCCCAGTACATCCTGATGGAAAGATTCGGTCAGTTTTACCTTTTTAATGAACACGATCCCGGCGATTAAAAACAAAACCAGTGGCACAGCAAACATCACCAGTTTGAATTTCAGGAGATTGCTGGGATCGGCAGCAACACTCTCGGGAGTAGCATTGTTGGTCATAGAGACCCAGATTGCAGTCAGTCCTACGACCCCATTGGAGATAGCTCCACCCAATTTATCCAGCAGAGGTCTGACACACAGGGTAGTCCCTTCGGAGCGAGTTCCTGTTTTGAGCTGTCCATACTCCACGCTATCTGCCAGCATCAGCAGGACACAGACAAACAACATTGGGTAAGGGAAGAAGAAGAGAATATATCCAGCCATAACCATCGTCAGGCTCTTACCCGCCAGCCAGAAAATGATGAGACCTATCAGCATCACAGCGATACCGACGATGAAGACGTTCTTCCTGCCCTTCAGAAGGCGGCTCAGGAAAGGGAACAGGGCAACACTGACAAAGCCGAGAACTAAGTTGATGGTTCCGATAAGTGCAAATTTAGAGGCATCACCGAAAACATAGGTAAAATAATAGAGCAGGAACGAAGTACAGATGACATATCCCAGAGCAAACAGACCATAAGACACGGCCAGCCACAGCAGCTGATCATTGCGGATGATTGCCGAGAAAACCTTGAGGATGTTTGTCTTCTCTTCTGATTTTCTCAGGGCTGAGTTTTGCTCTTTTGACCAAATAAGGGTACAGACAGCACCTGCAAAGGAGACAACGGCCACAATCACTGCAAACGCCAGCCAACCATGCTTATCACCGATAACTGACTCTGTTCCGTGCTCTTTTGAGAAAAAGAGAACTATGGGTACTACACAAACTGCAACCGCAGCTTGTCCCAGAGTCGAACCGATCCGCGCAAATACACCGACCGACTCGCGTTTCTCGCTATCGGAAGCCAGCGCAGGAATCATCCCCCAGAAGGCAATA from the Dongshaea marina genome contains:
- a CDS encoding bacteriohemerythrin — encoded protein: MVAWNAQTMGMDIEVIDHQHQRLIQIINELEWAIQEKPFDREKLKEVLGSMFDYAYYHFQTEEFYLDKFNYPGIVSHKNEHRYFIERYQMLIKLFNTDDDYLEIAKDAQEFLENWLVSHICGTDQGYAALFKEHGM
- a CDS encoding AraC family ligand binding domain-containing protein — its product is MYYPISHHSLQLAKDKHSKRQKQPRAQLVWLIDGEASVRLGNNYYPLSRGSLLWLPADCLSSLRADSDCSMFISKLSLRVTGELPGQAGYFSSSPLLDALAITLQDYPREMSWEGEYGRMGRCILDQLRHQSFSKL
- the priA gene encoding primosomal protein N', whose amino-acid sequence is MSCLLLKVALPVPLRRSFDYLCEEPKAEVGCRVKVPFGARHLVGIVTHSEPLTEPASERLKSVEKVLDSEPLIEPGLYQFLEKSAHYYHHFPGEVLLHALPPLLRKGEPAQHKPKIYWQLSPKGESFDISTLKRAPKQQQALMALMDGPVHKESLSELNINGATLKALREKGLCQSEALEINDDSWHVSFKSFTPETLIPNVEQQLAIETISQQLGQFSPILLEGVTGSGKTEVYLRILEQVLSQGQQALILVPEIGLTPQTVQRFKRRFNVPVLVQHSAMNERERLNVWLKMRDGSGALLIGTRSALFTPARNLGLIIIDEEHDNSFKQQDGFRYHGRDLAVLRAKLENIPILLGSATPSLETIYNAEQGRYRHLTLTERAGDAAFADQHLLNIRGVQLTSGLSPQLITLISEHLGRGEQVLLFLNRRGYAPSLLCHQCGWVAQCPHCDIPLTLHQGQRRLICHHCDYRINQPYNCPQCHQPQLMGSGLGTEQVEQALKQLYPQYQTIRIDRDTTRRKGELEEHLEGVVRKEYQILLGTQMLAKGHHFPDVTLVALLDVDSALFSPDFRAQERLSQLITQVAGRAGRSDKPGTVLLQTHHPEHPLLQDLISHNHALVIRELLNERQQSMLPPYSYQVLLRAEAFNAEDAIRFLEEACGILHPAAVSIGAIQLLGPMPAPMEKRAGRYRYLLLLQASQRQPLARLLSHTLEQLDKLKRPNQLRWSLDVDPQEWI
- a CDS encoding glycoside-pentoside-hexuronide (GPH):cation symporter, which produces MKYTKGFRKTLAAYSSGAFGHDVFYAALSTYLIMFITSQLFNPETTGMSQGTSTKMIAIVSLMLFVLRFVELVIDPMIGGIIDNTKSRFGKFKPWILLGGGSGSICIILLFTDLGGLSTSNPFLYIALFILIFAILDVVYSFKDIAFWGMIPALASDSEKRESVGVFARIGSTLGQAAVAVCVVPIVLFFSKEHGTESVIGDKHGWLAFAVIVAVVSFAGAVCTLIWSKEQNSALRKSEEKTNILKVFSAIIRNDQLLWLAVSYGLFALGYVICTSFLLYYFTYVFGDASKFALIGTINLVLGFVSVALFPFLSRLLKGRKNVFIVGIAVMLIGLIIFWLAGKSLTMVMAGYILFFFPYPMLFVCVLLMLADSVEYGQLKTGTRSEGTTLCVRPLLDKLGGAISNGVVGLTAIWVSMTNNATPESVAADPSNLLKFKLVMFAVPLVLFLIAGIVFIKKVKLTESFHQDVLGKLSAKMGMTQEELLNDEQQDSDEVTGEDLPAPSR